In Vogesella indigofera, a single window of DNA contains:
- a CDS encoding amino acid ABC transporter ATP-binding protein — MIRFNNVHKWFKDLHVLNGIDLQVAQGEVVVVCGPSGSGKSTMIRTVNQLESINEGEIWVDGKNVADPKTDLNALRAEVGFVFQHFNLYPHLSVLDNITLSPIKVKGMDKAAADKQAVALLERVGLAHKKDAFPAQLSGGQQQRVAIARGLAMEPRVMLFDEPTSALDPEMIGEVLKVMKDLAESGMTMMVVTHEMGFAREVADRVVFIDHGKIVEQAPPEEFFKNPQHERAQQFLRQLLTPMS; from the coding sequence ATGATTCGTTTCAACAATGTCCACAAGTGGTTCAAGGACTTGCACGTACTGAACGGGATTGACCTGCAGGTGGCGCAGGGTGAAGTGGTGGTGGTGTGCGGGCCGTCCGGCTCCGGCAAGTCGACCATGATCCGCACCGTGAACCAGCTGGAAAGCATCAACGAGGGCGAGATCTGGGTCGATGGCAAGAACGTCGCCGATCCGAAAACCGATCTCAACGCGCTGCGCGCCGAAGTCGGTTTCGTGTTCCAGCACTTCAACCTCTACCCGCACCTGTCGGTACTGGACAACATCACGCTGTCGCCGATCAAGGTCAAGGGCATGGACAAGGCTGCCGCCGACAAGCAGGCGGTGGCGCTGCTGGAGCGGGTCGGCCTCGCCCACAAGAAGGATGCCTTCCCGGCGCAGCTGTCCGGCGGCCAGCAGCAACGCGTGGCCATCGCCCGCGGCCTGGCGATGGAACCGCGGGTGATGCTGTTCGACGAACCGACCTCCGCGCTGGACCCGGAGATGATCGGCGAAGTACTGAAGGTGATGAAGGATCTGGCCGAATCCGGCATGACCATGATGGTGGTCACCCACGAAATGGGCTTTGCCCGCGAAGTGGCCGACCGGGTGGTGTTCATCGACCACGGCAAGATCGTGGAACAGGCGCCGCCGGAAGAGTTTTTCAAGAACCCGCAACACGAACGGGCACAACAGTTTTTACGGCAATTGCTCACCCCGATGAGCTGA
- a CDS encoding glutamate/aspartate ABC transporter substrate-binding protein — translation MRFTTRLLTTAVIASAFAAPAMAEGTLDKIKSSGVIVLGHRDASIPFSYLANDPTKPIGYSHDLQLKVVEAVKKQLKMPNLQVRYNLVTSQTRIPLVQNGTVDLECGSTTNNLERQKQVAFSVGIFEIGTRLMTAKTSGVKDFPDLKGKNVVTTAGTTSERLLKAMNAEKQMGMNIISAKDHGESFLMLESGRAVAFMMDDALLYGEMAKAKNPGNWVVTGKPQSFEIYGCMLRKEDAAFKKVVDDAIKATFKSGEVNKIYSKWFMAPVPPKGLNLNFPMSDEFKALVAKPTDKSAEEM, via the coding sequence ATGCGTTTTACGACTCGTCTGCTGACTACTGCTGTCATCGCTTCCGCCTTTGCCGCCCCGGCCATGGCCGAAGGCACCCTGGACAAGATCAAGAGCTCCGGCGTGATCGTGCTCGGTCACCGTGATGCCTCGATCCCGTTCTCCTACCTGGCGAACGATCCGACCAAGCCGATCGGTTACTCGCACGACCTGCAGCTGAAGGTAGTCGAGGCGGTCAAGAAACAGCTGAAGATGCCTAACCTGCAAGTGCGCTACAACCTGGTGACCTCGCAGACCCGCATCCCGCTGGTACAGAACGGCACCGTGGACCTGGAGTGCGGCTCCACCACCAACAACCTGGAGCGCCAGAAGCAGGTTGCCTTCTCCGTCGGCATCTTCGAGATCGGTACCCGCCTGATGACCGCCAAGACTTCCGGCGTCAAGGACTTCCCGGACCTGAAGGGCAAGAACGTGGTGACCACCGCCGGTACCACTTCCGAGCGTCTGCTGAAGGCGATGAACGCCGAGAAGCAGATGGGCATGAACATCATCTCCGCCAAGGACCACGGCGAATCGTTCCTGATGCTGGAATCGGGCCGTGCCGTCGCCTTCATGATGGACGATGCGCTGCTGTACGGCGAAATGGCCAAGGCCAAGAACCCGGGCAACTGGGTCGTGACCGGCAAGCCGCAGTCGTTCGAAATCTACGGCTGCATGCTGCGCAAGGAAGATGCCGCCTTCAAGAAAGTGGTCGACGACGCGATCAAGGCCACCTTCAAGTCCGGCGAAGTGAACAAGATCTACAGCAAGTGGTTCATGGCACCGGTACCGCCAAAAGGCC